One genomic segment of Occultella kanbiaonis includes these proteins:
- a CDS encoding AAA family ATPase: MTEDAAKVLVLISGPIAAGKSTLAHAVTKRLREQGRTVALVDLDTVAEMALPTLPDWDWAHEIHARLVGHWVRVPLDVVVDEGTSSRAEVARVLAEVPAQTAVVTVVLVAEVRRSWERAQGDPTRGVSKDRDFLERVYRHFEGELPGLERDLLLDVESTSPEECVASVLAEVERRLTA; this comes from the coding sequence GTGACCGAAGACGCGGCGAAGGTACTTGTCCTCATCAGCGGACCCATCGCGGCCGGGAAGTCCACGCTCGCGCACGCGGTCACGAAGCGCCTGCGGGAGCAGGGCCGGACCGTGGCGCTCGTCGATCTGGACACCGTCGCCGAGATGGCGTTGCCCACCCTGCCGGACTGGGACTGGGCGCATGAGATCCACGCGCGGTTGGTCGGCCACTGGGTCCGGGTGCCGCTGGACGTCGTGGTCGACGAGGGCACGTCGTCCCGGGCGGAGGTGGCGCGGGTGCTCGCAGAAGTGCCCGCCCAGACGGCGGTGGTCACGGTGGTCCTCGTCGCGGAGGTGCGGCGCTCCTGGGAGCGTGCCCAGGGCGATCCCACGCGCGGGGTGAGCAAGGACCGGGACTTCCTCGAGCGCGTCTACCGGCACTTCGAGGGCGAACTGCCCGGCCTCGAACGTGACCTCCTCCTCGACGTCGAGTCGACCTCGCCCGAGGAGTGCGTCGCGTCCGTCCTGGCGGAGGTCGAACGGCGCCTGACCGCCTGA
- a CDS encoding cupin domain-containing protein, translating into MTDEHIALSPAQVLQVRHHSAEALELESIWQPGEPPPRHWHPHQREEFEVLEGELTVELGRAEPRVLGVGQKVTISPRTPHRMWNAGPGQARASWRITPPQRTLEQFRFMAQGTALPRAVRMLWAFRHEFRIGPAL; encoded by the coding sequence ATGACGGATGAGCACATCGCACTGAGCCCCGCCCAGGTCCTGCAGGTGAGGCATCATTCGGCCGAGGCCCTCGAGCTGGAGTCGATCTGGCAGCCTGGCGAGCCGCCGCCACGGCACTGGCACCCGCACCAGCGGGAGGAGTTCGAGGTACTGGAGGGCGAACTCACCGTGGAGCTCGGTCGGGCCGAGCCCCGGGTACTCGGAGTCGGTCAGAAGGTCACGATCTCGCCCCGCACGCCGCACCGGATGTGGAACGCCGGACCTGGCCAGGCGCGCGCGAGCTGGCGGATCACGCCACCGCAGCGCACGCTCGAGCAGTTCCGGTTCATGGCTCAGGGGACGGCACTGCCGCGGGCGGTGCGGATGCTCTGGGCGTTCCGACACGAGTTCCGTATCGGCCCGGCACTCTGA
- a CDS encoding RidA family protein has translation MLRALNPASVPVSPFYAQGIEVTGPQKLVFVSGQVGVDAQGRTAEGIAAQAAQAVANLGAVLAEAGLGPESITKITIYLTDPANVEPFMAAAGPTLPPDPPATTLLIVQGLAAPDLLVEIEAIAVG, from the coding sequence ATGCTGAGAGCACTCAACCCGGCGAGCGTGCCGGTGTCGCCGTTCTACGCCCAGGGCATCGAAGTCACTGGGCCACAGAAGCTGGTATTCGTCTCGGGCCAGGTCGGCGTCGACGCGCAGGGGCGGACCGCCGAGGGCATCGCCGCACAGGCAGCCCAGGCGGTCGCCAACCTGGGCGCCGTACTGGCCGAGGCGGGCCTCGGCCCTGAGTCGATCACCAAGATCACGATCTACCTGACCGATCCCGCGAACGTGGAACCGTTCATGGCCGCGGCCGGACCGACCCTCCCGCCCGACCCGCCCGCGACGACCCTGCTCATCGTCCAGGGTCTGGCCGCGCCGGACCTGCTCGTCGAGATCGAGGCCATCGCGGTCGGCTGA
- a CDS encoding GNAT family N-acetyltransferase, which translates to MTLLESYTSDQTAQVQRALSAWFPAGTHPGGFGWESATDQLPSAVCVARDGQGRVVGWAGLADGEGRIECGPDDASSAAVLADWLVENAGGTKVSVPVYHARPLVRGALTARGFTDDANAGAIAGLVHPAGDVDVDVPDGYRIRAMDPDEDAARVQAHRRAWKPARMPYPEEIRSGIDPEDESRFTEQAFSVMKRTWLYDRELDLVIEAPDRSLAGCCTVWFDPETGWAEIEPLGIVPDHRRHGLATALALETCRLVAARGGHTVFINSAPLPYYPAPWETYLRAGFSPLDRGTHLTTGTA; encoded by the coding sequence ATGACACTGCTCGAGTCCTACACGAGCGACCAGACGGCGCAGGTCCAGCGCGCGCTCTCCGCGTGGTTCCCCGCAGGGACGCATCCCGGAGGCTTCGGTTGGGAATCGGCCACCGATCAGTTGCCGTCCGCCGTCTGCGTCGCTCGCGATGGTCAGGGGCGGGTCGTTGGCTGGGCCGGGCTCGCCGACGGTGAGGGTCGCATCGAGTGCGGACCCGACGACGCGAGCAGCGCCGCGGTGCTGGCGGACTGGTTGGTCGAGAATGCGGGCGGCACCAAGGTGAGCGTTCCGGTGTACCACGCGCGCCCACTGGTCCGCGGTGCACTCACGGCGCGCGGCTTCACGGACGACGCGAACGCCGGTGCCATCGCAGGGTTGGTCCACCCCGCAGGCGACGTGGACGTCGACGTGCCGGACGGCTACCGGATCCGGGCGATGGATCCTGATGAGGACGCCGCCCGTGTGCAGGCACATCGGCGCGCCTGGAAGCCCGCGCGAATGCCCTATCCGGAGGAGATCCGCAGCGGGATTGATCCCGAGGATGAGAGCCGCTTCACCGAGCAGGCATTCTCGGTCATGAAGCGAACCTGGCTGTACGACCGGGAACTCGACCTGGTCATCGAAGCGCCCGATCGCTCACTGGCGGGGTGTTGCACGGTCTGGTTCGATCCCGAGACCGGTTGGGCGGAGATCGAACCGCTGGGAATCGTTCCGGATCACCGCCGGCACGGACTGGCCACGGCGCTGGCCCTCGAGACGTGCCGTCTGGTCGCCGCCCGCGGCGGCCACACCGTCTTCATCAACAGCGCGCCCCTGCCGTACTACCCGGCTCCGTGGGAGACGTACCTGCGAGCCGGCTTCAGCCCACTGGATCGCGGGACTCACCTGACCACGGGTACTGCGTGA
- a CDS encoding ABC transporter permease, protein MSEHAVADRANPRPPAPVQVSLATTYLTLLRWTLAQIGAMLPLIIVVQAMLAAGIVVGFGFLIPNIDAATALFLSTGAPTVLLLTIGLVMVPQGVSRSRTDGTFTYMRGLPVARPLLLAADLTVWLLIGLPSVAVGVLVATLRYDIALSFDWPVLIAATLLVTLMATAVGYAIAVSLPPMLAQLVSQVLVFFVLLFSPVTFGVGQLPEWFQAVHDILPVRPAADLLRAGLASDVFGASLRDLAVLLAWTAAGVVISVRALVRRR, encoded by the coding sequence ATGTCTGAGCACGCCGTCGCCGATCGGGCCAACCCGAGGCCGCCAGCGCCCGTGCAGGTCAGCCTCGCCACCACCTACCTCACGCTGTTGCGCTGGACGCTTGCGCAGATCGGCGCGATGCTGCCGCTGATCATCGTCGTCCAGGCCATGCTGGCCGCCGGGATCGTCGTCGGGTTCGGATTCCTCATCCCGAACATCGATGCCGCGACCGCGCTGTTCCTCTCGACCGGCGCCCCAACCGTGCTGCTGCTCACGATCGGGCTGGTCATGGTGCCCCAGGGAGTCTCCCGGTCCCGCACCGATGGAACGTTCACCTACATGCGCGGGCTGCCCGTCGCCCGGCCGCTGCTACTCGCGGCCGACCTCACCGTATGGCTGCTCATCGGCCTGCCCAGCGTCGCCGTAGGCGTGCTTGTCGCGACGCTGCGCTACGACATCGCCCTCTCGTTCGACTGGCCCGTGCTCATCGCCGCCACGCTCCTGGTCACGCTCATGGCGACGGCGGTGGGTTATGCGATCGCGGTGAGCCTGCCTCCGATGCTGGCGCAGTTGGTCAGCCAGGTGCTCGTGTTCTTCGTGCTGCTGTTCTCGCCGGTCACGTTCGGCGTCGGCCAGTTGCCGGAGTGGTTCCAGGCCGTGCACGACATCCTGCCGGTCCGGCCCGCGGCCGATCTGCTCCGCGCCGGGCTTGCCTCCGACGTGTTCGGTGCGAGCCTGCGCGACCTCGCGGTGCTCCTGGCCTGGACCGCTGCCGGCGTCGTGATCTCGGTACGGGCGCTCGTGCGCAGGCGGTGA
- a CDS encoding CGNR zinc finger domain-containing protein, with the protein MHLNPYGEYAVLLAASLANEWPADRRGIEARTRAFGMTMAFPEAPDDHDGVRSVIDDWLRVVDAADPDRRAELLNAEMAAAAAYPRLTDHDDEGWHLHYRDDPQSLPSVLRAVISVGTSLHLVTRGMHRLGRCASEPCTAVVVDITRNGRQRYCSVRCANRAAVRRHRERTLAP; encoded by the coding sequence ATGCATCTCAACCCTTACGGCGAGTATGCGGTCCTGCTCGCGGCCTCCCTCGCCAACGAATGGCCCGCCGACCGCCGCGGGATCGAGGCGAGGACCCGCGCGTTCGGCATGACGATGGCGTTTCCCGAAGCACCGGACGACCACGACGGCGTGCGGAGCGTCATCGACGACTGGCTACGCGTCGTCGACGCCGCCGATCCGGATCGGCGTGCGGAGCTGCTGAACGCGGAGATGGCCGCGGCCGCGGCCTATCCGCGGCTCACCGACCACGACGACGAGGGGTGGCACCTGCACTACCGGGACGACCCCCAGTCCCTCCCCTCGGTCCTGCGAGCCGTGATCAGCGTCGGAACCTCGCTCCACCTCGTCACCCGCGGGATGCACCGGCTCGGGCGGTGCGCGTCCGAACCCTGCACGGCAGTCGTGGTCGACATCACCCGCAACGGGCGGCAGCGCTACTGCTCCGTGCGCTGCGCCAACCGTGCCGCCGTGCGAAGGCACCGCGAGCGAACCCTCGCCCCCTGA
- a CDS encoding ABC transporter ATP-binding protein, which translates to MNDDVLRVDGLTRRFGAVVANDDVSLRVRPGAVVGLLGHNGAGKTTLVSQVVGLLRPDAGSIRVGGVDAVAEPATARRSVALQPQSQAPIDGLTPRSAIEMSGRIRGLSPTAARAAAESLAEELDIGEWLDRRALPEGRGLSGGIRRLTAFAMAVAAPTPLVILDEPTNDIDAARRRLLWQAVRRRGDAGAGVLLVTHNVAEAERIVDDLVVLHRGEVVAAGSPARLRGTTGSDLCLELQYAPDAVDLEAADGGPLPFPTRRTVRSGRRVLHTVPTDAAAAAVLWAATLRERELIDGYALGPATLEDAYLALTSSDVDDAEPVSTGTEAAHV; encoded by the coding sequence ATGAACGACGATGTCCTGCGGGTCGACGGCCTGACCCGGCGCTTCGGTGCCGTGGTGGCCAATGACGACGTGTCCTTGCGCGTGCGGCCGGGCGCCGTGGTCGGGCTGCTCGGTCACAACGGCGCCGGGAAGACGACGCTCGTCTCCCAGGTGGTCGGCCTCCTGAGGCCCGACGCCGGCAGCATCAGGGTCGGTGGCGTCGATGCGGTGGCTGAGCCCGCGACCGCCCGCCGGTCCGTGGCCCTCCAGCCCCAGAGCCAGGCACCGATCGACGGGCTCACGCCTCGATCGGCCATCGAGATGTCCGGGCGGATCCGTGGCCTGTCCCCGACCGCGGCACGTGCGGCCGCGGAGAGTCTCGCCGAGGAACTCGACATCGGCGAATGGCTCGACCGTCGAGCGCTGCCGGAGGGCCGGGGGCTCTCCGGCGGGATCCGACGCCTCACCGCCTTCGCGATGGCCGTCGCCGCGCCCACACCATTGGTGATCCTCGACGAGCCCACGAACGACATCGACGCCGCACGCCGTCGGTTGCTGTGGCAGGCGGTGCGTCGCCGCGGTGACGCCGGTGCCGGCGTGCTGCTGGTGACCCATAACGTCGCGGAGGCGGAACGGATCGTCGACGATCTCGTCGTCCTGCACCGAGGAGAGGTCGTCGCCGCGGGCTCGCCCGCACGGTTGCGCGGCACGACCGGCAGCGACCTGTGCCTCGAGCTTCAGTACGCACCGGACGCCGTCGACCTCGAGGCCGCCGACGGCGGACCGTTGCCGTTCCCGACCCGCCGCACCGTTCGCTCCGGTCGCCGGGTGCTGCACACCGTTCCGACGGACGCCGCCGCCGCGGCCGTCCTGTGGGCGGCGACGCTGCGCGAACGGGAGCTGATCGACGGATACGCCCTCGGCCCGGCAACGCTCGAGGACGCCTACCTTGCCCTGACCTCGAGCGACGTCGACGACGCCGAGCCGGTATCGACCGGGACCGAGGCCGCCCATGTCTGA
- a CDS encoding DUF1540 domain-containing protein: MTSLADLPSVTECTVAGCSYNHDGCHAAAVTIGGTGVDAQCATFIPLTTKGGLSTVLAAVGACQRVDCVHNVDLECSAPAVRIGAGTDLADCLTFEPRT, from the coding sequence ATGACCTCGCTCGCCGATCTCCCCTCCGTCACCGAGTGCACGGTGGCAGGCTGCTCCTACAACCACGACGGCTGCCACGCCGCGGCGGTGACGATCGGTGGCACCGGCGTCGACGCGCAGTGCGCCACCTTCATCCCACTCACCACGAAGGGTGGGCTGTCCACGGTGCTCGCCGCAGTGGGCGCCTGCCAGCGCGTGGACTGCGTGCACAACGTCGACCTCGAGTGCAGCGCCCCCGCCGTCCGGATCGGCGCCGGCACCGACCTGGCCGACTGCCTCACCTTCGAGCCGCGCACCTGA
- a CDS encoding DinB family protein, whose protein sequence is MVLVEPRGQVGVRLLRRAWELSADRLEQRCVGLSDAELLWEPVPDSWNLIADPEHPGGWTYQYEFSPPQPHPVTTIGWRLVHITADNWIYTEHAFGAGIRDFPDLPVHGTAVEALADWRASREPLMTWLDGAHDDDLGEPRPSHLGEPMTAGEVVRILLDEQIHHGAEIALLRDLYRRRHE, encoded by the coding sequence ATGGTGCTTGTGGAGCCTCGAGGGCAGGTCGGCGTGCGGTTGCTACGGCGGGCGTGGGAGCTCTCCGCTGACAGGCTGGAGCAACGCTGTGTCGGCCTCTCAGATGCCGAGCTGCTGTGGGAGCCCGTGCCCGACTCGTGGAACCTGATCGCCGATCCCGAGCATCCGGGCGGGTGGACCTACCAGTACGAGTTCAGCCCGCCACAGCCTCATCCGGTGACCACGATCGGGTGGCGGCTGGTCCACATCACCGCCGACAACTGGATCTACACCGAGCATGCCTTCGGAGCCGGGATCCGAGACTTTCCCGACCTGCCTGTTCACGGAACCGCCGTCGAGGCACTCGCTGACTGGAGAGCCAGCCGGGAGCCGCTGATGACGTGGCTCGATGGTGCGCATGACGACGACCTCGGCGAGCCACGTCCAAGTCACCTGGGGGAACCCATGACTGCCGGCGAAGTGGTGCGGATCCTGCTCGACGAACAGATCCACCACGGAGCGGAGATCGCACTGCTTCGAGATCTGTACCGACGCCGCCACGAATGA
- a CDS encoding helix-turn-helix domain-containing protein codes for MTTAPRSRRDQQQQTRDALVVAARGAFAEQGYHGANLETIARDAGFSKGAVYSNFDGKADLFLAVIDANIEVAFAEGGWNVGEHHQAFEGGPEESHGEEASELIAGFALATLEFIATAARDTRLREQMGKRMTILVEGYTTVAAQSRSERDPLQSNELGALLAALDEGAALLSLGGSHAIDQRALRIGMRRLLTPGPIEESTAGVGEPALHDDALRQRFADAIRAGHAGPDAADER; via the coding sequence ATGACCACCGCCCCCCGCTCCCGCCGCGACCAGCAGCAGCAGACCCGGGACGCGCTCGTGGTCGCCGCCCGGGGCGCCTTCGCCGAGCAGGGCTATCACGGCGCGAACCTCGAGACGATCGCGCGAGATGCGGGCTTCTCCAAGGGCGCCGTGTATTCCAACTTCGACGGCAAGGCGGACCTGTTCCTCGCGGTCATCGACGCCAATATCGAGGTGGCGTTCGCCGAGGGAGGCTGGAACGTCGGTGAGCACCACCAGGCATTCGAGGGCGGCCCCGAGGAGTCACACGGCGAGGAGGCCTCGGAACTGATCGCGGGATTCGCACTTGCCACCCTCGAGTTCATCGCGACCGCCGCCCGGGACACGCGCCTGCGCGAGCAGATGGGCAAGCGCATGACGATCCTCGTCGAGGGCTACACCACCGTCGCGGCGCAGTCCCGATCCGAGCGCGACCCGTTGCAGTCCAACGAGCTGGGAGCGCTCCTGGCCGCCCTGGACGAGGGTGCGGCACTGCTGTCCCTCGGCGGCAGTCACGCGATCGACCAGCGTGCCCTGCGCATCGGAATGCGCCGACTCCTCACGCCCGGACCGATCGAGGAGTCGACCGCGGGAGTCGGCGAACCGGCGCTGCACGACGACGCGCTGCGGCAACGGTTCGCCGATGCGATCAGGGCGGGGCACGCCGGTCCCGATGCAGCCGACGAACGTTGA